The following proteins are co-located in the Telopea speciosissima isolate NSW1024214 ecotype Mountain lineage chromosome 9, Tspe_v1, whole genome shotgun sequence genome:
- the LOC122638578 gene encoding uncharacterized protein LOC122638578, producing the protein MAVVYRRSSSNWIFPLKVLLISAGVCLTGVVLKLSLPVLSDFLISQLPLLWISLRSWFTPPYLYVVINGIIITIAASSRFQHKVEEQSELVVPVPVKAEVRPDFSVSAEYDSVVLKNPVNIPQQFDYDVVAASKIPVESTLTVYRGSEPPVVYGQSEVSVTDVRNPAVSASEVEEDDGFVISRSTWTPRARESTEIPAYYSFQKEKPPASVRFGHRKNVRSSPEGGRALGVAKPKRNDTLESTWKTITDGRPIPLARHLKKSDTWETVGRHSHSNDSNSDPPEASPVKMKKHETFNDRSSNTSSLSPSPGSGKLRKEPSLSQDELNRRVEAFIKKFNEEMRLQRQESLNQYNEMINRGAGP; encoded by the exons ATGGCGGTCGTCTATCGGAGAAGCTCAAGCAACTGGATTTTCCCTCTTAAGGTTCTACTAATCTCTGCTGGTGTCTGTTTAACGGGTGTGGTTTTAAAGCTCTCTCTTCCGGTGTTATCAGACTTCCTAATTTCCCAACTTCCTCTTCTCTGGATCTCTCTACGCTCATGGTTTACTCCTCCATACCTTTACGTCGTCATCAATGGGATCATCATAACCATAGCTGCGTCTTCGAGGTTTCAACATAAGGTAGAGGAGCAATCTGAACTGGTGGTTCCCGTTCCGGTGAAAGCCGAAGTAAGACCTGATTTCTCCGTCTCTGCGGAGTACGATTCCGTGGTGTTGAAGAATCCGGTGAACATTCCACAACAGTTCGATTACGATGTTGTCGCCGCGTCGAAGATTCCTGTGGAGTCGACTCTTACTGTTTATAGAGGTTCGGAGCCGCCGGTTGTGTACGGACAGAGTGAGGTTAGTGTGACGGATGTGAGAAATCCTGCCGTGAGCGCTTcagaagtggaagaagatgatggattCGTGATATCAAGGTCTACTTGGACTCCACGGGCGAGGGAGTCGACGGAGATTCCGGCGTATTACTCGTTCCAGAAGGAGAAACCGCCTgcttcggttcggttcggtcaCCGGAAAAACGTCAGATCTAGTCCTGAAG GTGGCAGGGCATTGGGAGTAGCGAAGCCGAAGAGAAACGACACGCTGGAGAGCACATGGAAGACGATAACGGACGGCCGACCGATCCCACTGGCTCGCCACCTCAAGAAGTCAGACACTTGGGAGACGGTGGGTCGACACAGCCACAGCAACGATTCCAACTCTGACCCACCAGAAGCATCCCctgtgaagatgaagaaacatgAAACGTTCAATGACCGTAGCAGCAACACTTCGTCTCTGTCACCATCTCCTGGTTCAGGGAAGCTGCGCAAGGAACCTTCACTGAGTCAGGACGAATTGAACAGACGGGTTGAGGCTTTCATCAAGAAGTTTAACGAGGAGATGAGATTGCAGAGACAAGAGTCTTTGAATCAATACAATGAAATGATCAACCGTGGTGCAGGACCTTAA